The Desulfurellaceae bacterium genome includes the window GGGTCTGACGATTGAAGATAGCGCCGCCCTTGATGGCTACGATTTCACCTTTTTTGATCGGCTCAGACGCAAACAGTCCCCGGCCGTGAATGGGGCTGTCTTTGACCGTGGTCTTGGGCGAGCGGTAGGACCGGCTGGACATCAGGGCCTCTTGCGGCGGGCGCAGGCTCGATTCAGACGGCCACGTCGGAGTCTGACCGCATGAAAAGTCGAGGTTTGCCATCAAGGACCGCTTGCTGCCGCACAGCCGCCACGCTGCAAGTCCTCACCTACGCCGACCGTGCCGGTCGTACCTGATCTCGAAGCGGCGAATCCAGACCGGGTCGCCGGTCGTGTTGTGTAGGCTGATCGTCGCCCCGGGCGAGACGGGATGGTTAAAGACCCTGCTGTCGCGGTCCCACTTCTTCTTTACGTCGGTGCGCCACACGCGGGCACCGTCGATGCGAACCTCCAACTCGCCCTTCAGTCCGTAGTCCCGCCACTCGCCGACCATGTGCGTGACACGCTCCGCGCCACGCGGCAGCCGGAACCTCAGAATCCTGGTCGGAGCAGGACAGGGGCGCTTGCCAACGGGGTTTCCGCCAAGACACGTCTCCTCTTGAATGAAGCCGTGGGAGTACCCGGTGGGCACGGACGGCAATGAGCGCCGGGTGCGTGTCAGTCTTCCGTCCAGCGCCCGAATGTCTTGTTGCAGGTGGACCAGAATGAAGTCCACCTCGGGGTCGGGCACGAAGCCGCGCGTCTGGCGGACATTCCTGAACGCTTGGGTTAATTCGGCATACTGTCTGTGCAGCCCGCCTGGACTGGCATAGCGGGACTGTTGAAAGCGGAGCGCCGCCTCATGGAGCGCGCGGGTGCGGAAGTCGGGTTGGTGAGCGAGCAGCAGCGAGGTGCCACCGACAATCCGGCCTGTCAGAGCGTCCAGCTCCGTCCCCTGCGCCGGGGGCGGACCAAGCGTCCAGGCCAGGATGACAACGAGCATGGGCTTCCAGTGAAGATACCGGAGACGCATTGGGAGAAGCCTACCCTATCGATCCGCCCTTTTCCAGCAAAAAGCAGAGGAGCAACAGGTGATGATGAGGGAGGCTTTCGCTCCTCGGTCAGAGCCTGCGAGCTGGCGGCTATGGGTCGGGCAGGGGTGCAAAATGCATGCTGATGATGCGCCATTCCTCTGCCGGACGGGCGTAGGTCAGCATGTACTGGCCGTGGGAGAGTTCCTGTGTTCCGTCAGTGGGTATGGTCGTCAGCTCGTAGTGACCCCAGGCGACTCCGGTCCCTCCGGCGACCAGATACTGGGGATAGACGAGCCGCAGGGTCGCGCTGTCGTGGCTGTCGAAATACTCCTTGACGGCCTGCTCAAAGGCGTCTTTTCCTTCGATCGGAAACGGCGAGTACAGACCGTACAGGACGATGTCGTCGTCGGCCGGGTCAACCGCAGCCGCCAGGTCTCCGGTGTTGAGGGCCTGGATTTCGGCNNNNNNNNNNNNNNNNNNNNNNNNNNNNNNNNNNNNNNNNNNNNNNNNNNNNNNNNNNNNNNNNNNNNNNNNNNNNNNNNNNNNNNNNNNNNNNNNNNNNNNNNNNNNNNNNNNNNNNNGGTGTTCAGGAGAGCGGTGAGAAATCCAGGGCGACGAGCAACCATTCGTCGGCCTGTCGGGTGTAGGTGAAGGTATAGCGTCCGTGCAGCACCCGGCGCGGACCGACCCGGCGCTGTTCGCGCAGGGTGTAATGTCCCCAGGCCAGGGCGCTGGTGCCGGTGATGGAAAATTTGGCGTCGACGGGTTCCCATTTGGCATAGTCGTGGTCGGCAAAATACTGTCGGATGAGCTGTCGAATAGCAGGCTTGCCCTCGACCGCAAAGGGTGTCAGGGTCCCGAATAAGACCGCTTGATCGTGAGCGGCCGCGGTAAAGGCGCTCGGGTCCTGGCCGTTAAACAGACGAATGTCGGTCTCAAAAATCCTCCGCACCTGGGCCATCTGGTCTTGCTGGGCGGCCGCCGGTCCGCTCAGGATACAGACGCCGAGCGCCACCACCATCAGAAAATTTCTGCCAGCCATACGATTCTCCTCCCTGGAGCGAAGTCGCGGAGCATGTCTATCCGTCCCCCTCTTCTTAAACCCCAGCTCCCGGTCCAAAGCAACACCTCGGGTTCGGACTCTCCCCACGCTGGCTGTCCGCTCCAAGGGGACACGCGCGTTGACAAGCCCGACCGCGGGTGCCACATTCCAGCCCGTGGGGGAGAGACGAACCTATGCGGAAAAACCTGAAGCTCGAAGAACTGGGCGACTTTCTGGACCAGGCCAAGTGCGCCACCCTGGCCACCCATTTCCGTGACGGCACGACGCTGCTGTCACCGGTGTGGCACGAGTGGCGGGACGGCGGCTTCACGGTCGCCGTCGGCGCCGGGGACATCAAGGTCCGTCATATTGAGCGCGACGCGCGGGTGAGTATCAGCATCGCCGAAGACACGCCAGGTCCGGGGCCGGGCAACCATCGGCAAAGAAGGGGCCAAGGACATCATCCGACGTATTGCCATGCGCTACCTCGGTTCTGAGCAGGGGGCGCGCTACGCCGAACTGATCACCCAAGCCGATCTGGCCCTGATTCGGATCGAGCCGGGCGTGCTCCGCGCCTGGGATTTTGCCGACGAGCCGGATCTGGCCGGCTGACACAAGGAGGACTGCACGATGGTGAAGCTGATGGCCTGTTTACGCCGCAAGCCCGACATGTCTGAAGAGGCCTTTCACCGCTACTGGAAAGACACCCACGGCCCGCTGGTCAAAAGCGTGCCCGAGTTCAGCCGCTATGTGCGCCGCTATATCCAGTCCCACACCGCCCAGAGCGCGGCCTCGCTCTTTCCGTCCCAGGCAACTACGCCCTACGACGGGATCGCCGAACTGTGGTTTGACAGTGTGGAGCAGATGCAGCAGGCGTTTGCCGAGCCCCGCTATCTGGAAATCATCCGACCCGACGAACTGCGCTTTCTCGACCTGCCAAACTGCGTGTCTTTCATCGTCGACGACGTGCCGATGGTGGAGGGCTAAGCCAGCACCTCCCGAACCCCGGCGATGATGGTCTGCCGACTGGGGAACACGTGGCTTTCCAGGGCCGGACTGTAGGGAATGGGGACCTGAAGGGCACACACCCGTTTGACCGGCGCCTTGAGACAGGCAAAGGTCTCCTTGTCCTCCGTGACCAGAGCCGCAATCTCGGCCGACGCGCCGGCGGTCGGCCCGGCTTCGTCGGCAATCACCAGCCGACCGGTTTTGCGGACCGAGGCGCGGATGGTGTCCTGATCCATCGGCACCAGGCTGCGCGGGTCAATGACCTCGGCCGCAATGCCGTCTTGCTGGAGCGTCTCGGTGGCGGCCAGGGCTTCATGCACCATCCAGGCCAGGGCCACAATAGTCACGTCGCCGCCCGCGCGCTTGATATCGGCTTTGCCCAGGGGCACGAGATGCTCGTCGTCCGGCACCTCGCCCTTGAAGCCCATCAGCCGGCTCGACTCGAACGAGATGACCGGATTGTTGTCGCGGATCGCCGACTTGAGCAGGCCCTTCATGTCGGCCGGGGTCGAGGGCAGGATCATCTTGAGGCCGGCCAGATTCATGAACATCGAGTACGGGCTCTGCGAGTGCTGGGCGGCCAGCTGGCGACCGCCGCCGACCGAGGCACGAAAGACCAGCGGGAAGCGCGCCTGGCCGCCGAACATGTAGTGGATTTTTGATACCTGATTCACAATTTGATCCATGGCCACAAAAGAAAACGTGACCATGCTCCAGTTGACGATAGGCCGATAGCCGGAGCCGGCCGCCCCGAGCGCCAGACCGGTAAAGGCCGCCTCGGTGATCGGCGTGCCCCGTACCCGCTCCACGCCAAACTCTTTGATCAGCCGTCCCGGCGCGTCAGTGGCCAGGTGGATGGTGGAGGGATCACGGCGCATTTCTTCCTGCACGGCTTCCAGGCCGGCAGCGGCGTATGACAGTTGGCGCATCGGAGGCTCCTTTCAGTCGGCAAACACGTCCTCGACTGCGGTGTCCAGCTCGGGGAAGGGGCTGTCCTGGGCAAAGGCGACGGCGTCTTCGATCTCTTGGAGAATCGCGGCGTCCAGCTTGTGCCAGGCGTCTTCGGTCAGGAGGTTTTGCTCGGTCAGGCTGCTGACCAGGCGGGCGACGGGGTCTCTGTCTTTCCACTCGTCCAGCTCCTGGGGCGAGCGGGGGTCGGGGATGCCCTGAATCTCGGTGTGGTTGCGCCAGCGGTAGGTTTTACACTCGATGAGGGTCGGTCCCTGGCCGGCCCGGGCGCGCTGCACCGCCGCCTCGGCAACCTCATACACCGCCAGCACGTCGTTGCCGTCAACTACCACGCCCGGAATCCCGTAGGCTGCGGCTCGCTCGGTCACGTCCTTGACCGACACCGAATCGGCCACCGGCGTATTCAC containing:
- a CDS encoding nuclear transport factor 2 family protein — its product is AEIQALNTGDLAAAVDPADDDIVLYGLYSPFPIEGKDAFEQAVKEYFDSHDSATLRLVYPQYLVAGGTGVAWGHYELTTIPTDGTQELSHGQYMLTYARPAEEWRIISMHFAPLPDP
- a CDS encoding nuclear transport factor 2 family protein, which produces MAGRNFLMVVALGVCILSGPAAAQQDQMAQVRRIFETDIRLFNGQDPSAFTAAAHDQAVLFGTLTPFAVEGKPAIRQLIRQYFADHDYAKWEPVDAKFSITGTSALAWGHYTLREQRRVGPRRVLHGRYTFTYTRQADEWLLVALDFSPLS
- a CDS encoding pyridoxamine 5'-phosphate oxidase family protein → MRKNLKLEELGDFLDQAKCATLATHFRDGTTLLSPVWHEWRDGGFTVAVGAGDIKVRHIERDARVSISIAEDTPGPGPGNHRQRRGQGHHPTYCHALPRF
- a CDS encoding EthD domain-containing protein, with protein sequence MVKLMACLRRKPDMSEEAFHRYWKDTHGPLVKSVPEFSRYVRRYIQSHTAQSAASLFPSQATTPYDGIAELWFDSVEQMQQAFAEPRYLEIIRPDELRFLDLPNCVSFIVDDVPMVEG
- a CDS encoding alpha-ketoacid dehydrogenase subunit beta codes for the protein MRQLSYAAAGLEAVQEEMRRDPSTIHLATDAPGRLIKEFGVERVRGTPITEAAFTGLALGAAGSGYRPIVNWSMVTFSFVAMDQIVNQVSKIHYMFGGQARFPLVFRASVGGGRQLAAQHSQSPYSMFMNLAGLKMILPSTPADMKGLLKSAIRDNNPVISFESSRLMGFKGEVPDDEHLVPLGKADIKRAGGDVTIVALAWMVHEALAATETLQQDGIAAEVIDPRSLVPMDQDTIRASVRKTGRLVIADEAGPTAGASAEIAALVTEDKETFACLKAPVKRVCALQVPIPYSPALESHVFPSRQTIIAGVREVLA
- a CDS encoding thiamine pyrophosphate-dependent dehydrogenase E1 component subunit alpha; translation: MASSTATSVKRAKLKRDDQIISTHRGHGHCIAKGADLKRMMAELYGKRTGYCKGKGGSMHIADFSIGMLGANGIVAGGIPIITGAGLAAQLEGRGRVAVSFFGDGASNAGPFHESLNIAALWKLPMLYVCENNLYGVNTPVADSVSVKDVTERAAAYGIPGVVVDGNDVLAVYEVAEAAVQRARAGQGPTLIECKTYRWRNHTEIQGIPDPRSPQELDEWKDRDPVARLVSSLTEQNLLTEDAWHKLDAAILQEIEDAVAFAQDSPFPELDTAVEDVFAD